In Thunnus thynnus chromosome 13, fThuThy2.1, whole genome shotgun sequence, the following proteins share a genomic window:
- the LOC137194996 gene encoding inhibitory synaptic factor 2A-like has translation MLAHYQGHTETEQEGHCATYPMVKTAQEMHSEQFALGIPAMHANMKFKSNADKQTHPNYSAPSFIAQTNCEPIFSSPANTGTHVNPFTKSSVHQNFDSETSSLPQARTGPELSFIAPAPFNSEGELCMRTGPECNSILPPSTMHLASVPRLQPGEAEAIVKPDSKFSPAPPQPCPEDTSLAHSHPADAALLLPPSPQCCKSAALQQRLETVEASLAANKDRITTLLNIIHDLEACHTPTSGRRCYKTGQDLKNCSTCQKTACIVYSVEYDFRQQEKRFLEVLNDSSSGNNPLPVQLSQPLSFSLLRNVIKNLTKSKVKSKKLCKTLFKWLPRKIQQV, from the exons atgcttGCACATTATCAaggacacacagaaacagaacaagAGGGACACTGTGCTACATACCCAATGGTAAAAACAGCCCAAGAGATGCATTCAGAACAGTTTGCCTTGGGCATACCAGCCATGCATGCAAATATGAAGTTTAAATCCAATGCAGATAAACAGACACATCCCAATTACTCAGCACCCTCTTTCATAGCACAAACAAACTGTGAGCCCATTTTCTCATCACCGGCAAACACTGGTACACATGTCAACCCCTTCACCAAATCATCAGTCCACCAAAACTTTGATTCAGAGACATCATCACTACCACAAGCACGCACAGGTCCAGAGCTTTCTTTCATTGCACCAGCCCCATTCAACAGTGAGGGAGAACTTTGTATGCGCACAGGCCCTGAATGTAATTCCATATTGCCACCATCAACAATGCATTTGGCATCCGTTCCCCGCCTCCAGCCCGGCGAAGCAGAGGCAATCGTCAAACCGGATTCAAAGTTTAGCCCTGCTCCCCCTCAGCCGTGCCCAGAGGACACCAGCCTGGCTCATTCCCACCCAGCTGATGCAGCCCTGTTGCTGCCTCCTTCCCCACAATGCTGCAAATCAGCAGCCCTACAGCAGAGGCTCGAGACTGTGGAGGCCAGCCTGGCAGCCAACAAGGACAGGATCACAACTCTGCTTAACATTATCCACGACCTGGAGGCGTGCCACACTCCCACCAGCGG TCGGCGATGCTACAAAACTGGACAGGACCTCAAAAACTGCTCAACCTGCCAGAAGACGGCTTGTATAGTCTACAG cGTGGAGTATGACTTCAGGCAGCAGGAGAAACGCTTCTTGGAGGTTCTGAATGATTCATCAAGTGGAAATAATCCTTTACCCGTGCAACTATCCCAGCCCCTAAGCTTCAGTCTGCTTAGAAATGTCATCAAGAACTTAACAAAGTCAAaggtaaaaagcaaaaagctgTGCAAGACCCTGTTCAAATGGCTGCCCAGGAAAATCCAGCAGGTGTAG